The Candidatus Methylomirabilota bacterium genome includes a window with the following:
- a CDS encoding MBL fold metallo-hydrolase, with amino-acid sequence MMFNYEGIEIAWLGHDSFRIKKDTVIYIDPYQLSGSPPKADLVLITHDHFDHLSEADVKKVISPESVVVAPPPCQGQLKELSVKEVRSIQGGQKTQVGGVEVEAIPAHNVNKFRTPGNPFHPKGTGVGYILTIEGKRVYHAGDTDQIPEMAAAKGVDVALLPVSGTYVMTAQEAVEAAKVIQPKVAIPMHFGAIVGSRADAEAFQQGAPCLVEILEKES; translated from the coding sequence GCTTGGCTCGGACATGACAGCTTTCGAATCAAGAAGGACACAGTTATCTACATTGACCCCTACCAGCTTTCCGGATCGCCACCGAAGGCCGACCTGGTCCTGATCACTCACGACCACTTTGACCACCTGAGTGAGGCCGATGTGAAAAAAGTCATCAGTCCCGAGAGCGTCGTGGTCGCCCCACCGCCGTGTCAGGGACAGCTCAAGGAACTTTCCGTCAAGGAGGTCCGCAGTATTCAGGGGGGGCAGAAGACACAGGTAGGCGGAGTTGAGGTCGAAGCGATCCCGGCGCACAACGTGAATAAGTTTCGCACGCCCGGCAACCCGTTTCACCCAAAGGGGACGGGCGTGGGGTACATTCTCACCATCGAGGGGAAACGGGTCTACCATGCGGGGGATACGGATCAGATTCCGGAGATGGCCGCAGCCAAAGGAGTTGACGTGGCGCTGTTGCCCGTCAGCGGGACCTACGTTATGACCGCTCAGGAGGCGGTGGAGGCGGCCAAGGTGATCCAGCCCAAGGTTGCCATCCCCATGCACTTTGGCGCCATTGTCGGCTCGCGGGCGGACGCCGAGGCCTTCCAGCAAGGCGCCCCTTGCCTCGTCGAAATTCTGGAAAAGGAGAGTTGA